One Armatimonadia bacterium genomic window carries:
- the trpD gene encoding anthranilate phosphoribosyltransferase has translation MVEPIHMLKTILDELVSGRDLAPEQAYGALNVIMSGNATDAQIGGFLIALRMKGETAEEIGGFARAMRDNAVPIRTSRKNVIDTCGTGGDRVDTFNISTAAALVAAGAGVAIAKHGNRAVSSRCGSADVLKAVGVNIEASPEVVSHCLDEIGIGFLFAPTLHPAMRYAIGPRRELGLRTVFNVLGPLTNPAGARRQLIGVFAPQYTELLAEALLTLGSEHALVVHGLVGMDEISTVGETQVSELRDGAVTTQTWTPEQFGIERAELDQISGGDPQTCAALLMAVLEGEKGPRRDIVLLNAAAAIYIGGLARSMEEGLEKAAASLDSGAARTKLEALKTLSR, from the coding sequence ATGGTGGAGCCTATCCACATGCTGAAGACGATCCTTGATGAGTTGGTTTCGGGCCGCGACCTGGCCCCTGAGCAGGCCTACGGCGCCCTGAACGTGATCATGAGCGGCAATGCAACGGATGCCCAGATCGGCGGCTTCCTGATCGCCCTGCGCATGAAGGGGGAGACCGCCGAGGAGATCGGCGGCTTCGCCCGGGCCATGCGAGACAATGCCGTGCCAATCCGCACTTCGCGCAAGAACGTCATCGACACCTGCGGAACCGGTGGCGACCGCGTCGACACCTTCAACATCTCCACCGCCGCTGCTCTGGTAGCAGCCGGAGCCGGGGTCGCAATCGCCAAGCACGGGAACCGGGCCGTCTCGAGTCGCTGCGGAAGCGCCGATGTCCTGAAGGCCGTGGGCGTGAACATCGAGGCATCGCCCGAGGTGGTCTCGCACTGCCTCGATGAGATCGGCATCGGCTTTCTCTTCGCGCCGACCTTGCACCCGGCGATGCGGTATGCCATCGGCCCGCGACGTGAGCTGGGCCTGCGCACCGTGTTCAACGTTCTCGGTCCGCTGACAAACCCCGCCGGGGCACGTCGGCAGCTCATCGGTGTGTTTGCGCCGCAGTACACCGAGCTGCTGGCCGAGGCCCTGCTGACCCTGGGCAGCGAGCACGCCCTGGTCGTCCACGGCCTGGTGGGCATGGACGAGATCTCCACCGTCGGCGAGACGCAGGTCTCGGAGCTTCGCGACGGGGCGGTCACGACCCAGACCTGGACGCCGGAGCAGTTCGGCATCGAGCGCGCCGAGCTCGACCAGATCAGCGGCGGCGACCCGCAGACCTGCGCGGCACTCCTGATGGCCGTGCTCGAAGGTGAGAAGGGACCGCGGCGCGACATCGTCCTGCTCAACGCTGCGGCAGCCATCTACATCGGCGGCCTGGCGAGGAGTATGGAGGAAGGCCTGGAGAAGGCCGCTGCGAGCTTGGACAGCGGCGCTGCGAGGACCAAGCTGGAGGCCCTCAAGACCCTCAGCAGGTGA
- a CDS encoding DUF262 domain-containing protein — MAEPSVSIETMGYTQLIEDIGQGVVKIPAFQRDFDWDLDRTLRLLDSIAKCYPIGSFLFWDTEEELGSLRNIGNIALPDVPAGRQVSYVLDGQQRITSLYASVVEAEVEGETYKVYADLEADPRREEIFRRDCPNARTCIPLADLVGERAHTITPRLAKARLRRFSEIREAFRTYQFPVVRVRNQPSHAVCEMFERVNRGGMSLNLFDIMVAKTWSKDFNLRERWDQLSDEFEQKGFGFDGRLMLQAIAAHVRGGVSERDIMGVGRDDIAEAWGHTGACLKLTVDFLRQAVSLPSLGLLSYPAVLVVLSHFFDRNGRMNPDAKRSQQLCQYFWRVGFGARYYADAGSRTEADMKLMGDLAGKTRRVLWEVDPVPPERIIEAPHKPSWAFSAAVLAALAKTGPVDLHSGMPVTLDNSLSRANGRHYHHIFPKKWLAGKGWDEKQANSVANIMLIPAQTNLGIGAQPPSKYLREFARKAGTNWRRWLRTHLIFSSAEDALMRDDYARFLKERSKSIADRANRLMGL, encoded by the coding sequence ATGGCCGAACCTTCGGTTAGCATCGAAACCATGGGCTACACCCAGCTCATCGAGGACATCGGGCAGGGGGTTGTCAAGATACCCGCCTTCCAGAGGGATTTCGACTGGGACCTCGATCGCACGCTCCGGCTGCTCGACTCCATCGCGAAGTGCTACCCCATCGGCTCCTTCCTGTTCTGGGACACTGAGGAGGAGCTCGGGTCACTTCGGAACATCGGCAACATTGCGCTTCCCGATGTCCCTGCAGGCAGGCAAGTGAGCTACGTCCTTGACGGGCAGCAGCGAATCACCTCTCTCTATGCCTCGGTGGTCGAGGCCGAGGTGGAGGGCGAGACCTACAAGGTATACGCGGACCTGGAGGCCGACCCGCGACGCGAGGAGATCTTCCGAAGAGACTGTCCGAACGCTCGTACCTGCATACCCCTTGCTGACCTTGTGGGCGAGAGGGCGCACACCATCACGCCTCGGCTGGCCAAGGCGCGACTGCGTCGGTTCAGCGAGATTCGTGAGGCCTTTCGGACCTACCAGTTCCCTGTAGTCCGGGTACGCAACCAACCCTCCCACGCGGTCTGCGAGATGTTCGAGCGCGTCAACAGGGGCGGCATGTCGCTGAACCTGTTCGACATCATGGTGGCGAAGACATGGTCGAAGGACTTCAACCTGCGAGAGAGATGGGATCAGCTCTCAGACGAGTTCGAGCAAAAGGGCTTCGGCTTTGACGGAAGACTAATGCTGCAGGCCATCGCAGCGCACGTGCGAGGCGGCGTGTCCGAGCGGGACATCATGGGGGTGGGACGCGACGATATCGCCGAAGCCTGGGGGCACACCGGCGCGTGCCTCAAGCTGACGGTGGACTTCCTCCGTCAGGCCGTTAGTCTGCCCAGCCTGGGGCTTCTCAGCTACCCCGCTGTGCTTGTCGTGCTGTCGCACTTCTTCGACCGGAATGGTCGAATGAACCCGGACGCGAAGCGGTCGCAACAGCTGTGCCAGTACTTCTGGCGCGTCGGGTTTGGGGCCCGCTACTACGCGGATGCCGGCAGTAGAACCGAAGCCGATATGAAGCTGATGGGCGACCTTGCTGGGAAGACGCGCCGCGTGCTATGGGAAGTCGATCCCGTTCCTCCCGAGCGCATAATCGAGGCACCCCACAAACCCTCCTGGGCGTTCTCGGCTGCAGTGCTGGCCGCCCTGGCGAAGACCGGTCCGGTCGACCTCCACAGCGGCATGCCGGTAACTCTGGACAACTCCCTCTCGAGGGCCAACGGACGCCACTACCACCACATCTTCCCGAAGAAGTGGCTCGCGGGGAAAGGGTGGGACGAGAAGCAGGCCAACAGCGTTGCCAACATTATGCTCATTCCGGCTCAGACGAACCTCGGCATTGGGGCGCAGCCGCCCTCGAAGTACCTGCGGGAGTTTGCTCGCAAGGCAGGCACCAACTGGCGACGGTGGCTCAGGACGCATCTGATCTTCTCCTCGGCCGAAGACGCCTTGATGAGAGACGACTACGCCCGGTTCCTGAAGGAGCGTTCGAAGAGTATCGCCGACCGTGCGAACCGCCTCATGGGGCTCTAG
- the glmS gene encoding glutamine--fructose-6-phosphate transaminase (isomerizing): MCGIVGYIGTRQAPAICLAGLRRLEYRGYDSAGISVVTAAGTLDTRKVVGKLDIMQETLGKQPLVGSLGIGHTRWATHGKPSVENSHPHLSCDGKIAVVHNGIIENYQELRTQLEGEGHVFKSQTDTEVMAHLVEKYYDGDLREAARKAVLDLKGAFAFGIICCDSPNELIAVRRFSPLVVGIGEGENYIASDMGAIRAETDKVYVINDDELCKITVDGVEITDLQLNPIHHDPYVIPWPADAAEKGGHKKFMHKEIHEQPDAMRACLAGRLSDPDKPITFENIGLTVDEIRNLKKVVFTACGTAYHAGVVGRFLMDKLARIPAEADLAAELQQRDPVVLDDTLCIVVSQSGETADTLEGLRAMRRKGAKVIGVINVVDSSIARESDGVAYIQAGPEIGVASTKAYTLQVLTIELLALYFAEIRGTASPEQIREIKKALLAAPAQAETLLSREDDVLAVAKKYYQKSNALYLARGVNLATAMEGALKLKEISYIHAEAYSAGEMKHGPIALVCPEMFVLAVAPAGPTHDEMVGNIMEIKARSGPLVAVAYDGDEKIPQTGVDPDADPSDIAAQPNDMIWVPATHEYVSPITIAIPLQLLAYHMADLRGEHIDQPRNLAKTVTVK; this comes from the coding sequence CCTCGACACCCGCAAAGTCGTCGGCAAGCTCGATATCATGCAGGAAACCCTCGGCAAGCAGCCGCTCGTCGGCTCTCTGGGAATCGGCCACACCCGCTGGGCCACCCACGGCAAGCCCTCCGTCGAGAACTCCCATCCGCATCTGAGCTGCGACGGCAAGATCGCCGTTGTCCACAACGGCATCATCGAGAACTACCAGGAACTCCGCACTCAGCTTGAGGGCGAGGGTCACGTCTTCAAGAGCCAGACCGACACTGAGGTCATGGCTCACCTCGTCGAGAAATACTACGATGGCGATCTGCGCGAGGCCGCTCGCAAGGCCGTTCTCGATCTCAAGGGTGCCTTCGCCTTCGGCATCATCTGCTGCGACAGCCCCAACGAGCTTATCGCCGTCCGCCGCTTCTCCCCGCTGGTCGTCGGCATCGGCGAGGGCGAGAACTACATCGCCTCCGACATGGGCGCGATCCGGGCCGAGACCGACAAGGTCTACGTCATCAACGACGACGAGCTATGCAAGATCACGGTCGACGGCGTCGAGATCACGGACCTGCAGCTCAACCCGATCCACCACGACCCCTATGTGATCCCCTGGCCCGCCGACGCGGCGGAGAAGGGCGGCCACAAGAAGTTCATGCACAAGGAGATCCACGAGCAGCCCGATGCGATGCGGGCCTGCCTTGCCGGTCGCCTCAGTGATCCGGACAAGCCCATCACCTTCGAGAACATCGGCCTGACCGTCGACGAGATCCGCAACCTCAAGAAGGTCGTCTTCACCGCCTGCGGCACCGCTTACCATGCAGGCGTCGTCGGCCGCTTCCTCATGGACAAGCTGGCACGCATCCCGGCCGAAGCTGATCTGGCCGCCGAGCTCCAGCAGCGCGATCCCGTCGTCCTCGACGACACCCTCTGCATCGTCGTCAGCCAGTCCGGTGAGACCGCCGACACCCTTGAGGGTCTGCGCGCCATGAGGCGCAAGGGCGCCAAGGTCATCGGCGTCATCAACGTCGTCGACAGCTCCATCGCTCGCGAGAGTGACGGCGTGGCCTACATCCAGGCCGGTCCGGAGATCGGTGTCGCCTCCACCAAGGCCTACACCCTCCAGGTCCTCACCATCGAGCTCCTCGCGCTGTACTTCGCCGAGATCCGTGGCACCGCTTCCCCCGAGCAGATCCGCGAGATCAAGAAGGCCCTCCTTGCCGCTCCGGCGCAGGCCGAGACCCTTCTGTCCCGCGAGGATGACGTGCTCGCGGTCGCCAAGAAGTACTACCAAAAGTCCAATGCGCTCTACCTGGCCCGTGGCGTCAACCTCGCCACCGCCATGGAGGGCGCTCTCAAGCTCAAGGAGATCAGCTACATCCACGCCGAGGCCTACTCCGCCGGCGAGATGAAGCACGGTCCGATCGCCCTCGTCTGCCCGGAGATGTTTGTCCTGGCCGTCGCGCCCGCAGGCCCGACTCACGACGAGATGGTCGGCAACATCATGGAGATCAAGGCCCGCAGTGGCCCGCTTGTTGCCGTGGCCTATGACGGCGACGAGAAGATCCCGCAGACCGGCGTCGACCCCGATGCCGACCCGAGTGACATTGCGGCTCAGCCCAACGACATGATCTGGGTCCCGGCGACTCACGAGTATGTGTCGCCGATCACCATCGCCATCCCCTTGCAGTTGCTTGCGTACCACATGGCCGACCTCCGCGGCGAGCACATCGACCAGCCGCGCAACCTGGCCAAGACCGTTACCGTCAAGTAA
- a CDS encoding GAF domain-containing protein produces MTCSYEQTLAHIRDTVPGRSPEEAVQVAMQAIQDRHPRYQWVGVYVLRGDVLELGPFVGKPTDHVRIPVGRGVCGTAVSERTNQVIQDVRAIENYLACSDTVRSEIVVLLWHEGQIVGQIDSDCDDPGAYSLEDETFLRGVAEVLAPLVAQL; encoded by the coding sequence GTGACCTGCAGCTACGAACAGACACTGGCCCATATCCGCGACACGGTACCTGGGCGGTCGCCCGAAGAGGCCGTTCAGGTGGCCATGCAGGCCATCCAGGACCGCCATCCCCGCTACCAGTGGGTCGGCGTCTACGTGCTCCGTGGCGACGTGCTCGAGCTCGGACCCTTCGTCGGCAAGCCGACCGACCACGTCCGCATTCCCGTCGGTAGGGGAGTGTGCGGGACTGCCGTCTCCGAGCGGACCAACCAGGTCATTCAGGACGTCCGCGCCATCGAGAACTACCTTGCCTGCAGCGATACCGTGCGTAGCGAGATTGTCGTGCTCCTCTGGCATGAGGGACAGATCGTCGGGCAGATAGACTCCGACTGCGATGACCCCGGCGCCTACAGCCTGGAGGATGAGACCTTCCTGCGGGGAGTCGCCGAGGTCCTCGCACCACTGGTGGCGCAGCTATGA
- a CDS encoding methyltransferase domain-containing protein, with protein MRHWVAPPTAKEAADAWERSAVDWIALVRERKSAWREHVILPAFWRLVGNVAGKRLIDLGCGEGAVTRELTRAGAHCTGVDLTPTLITAAREEAAQQGLDITYRLGDMTDPSPFEPGSFDLVTSAMALTEPPNGLDTFAVASRLLKPGGEMVFIIPHPVLERGEWEADDEGLRTACVIRDYYGPAVVLEKVARWFGDETYQFCFNLSEYLNALAEAGLMIVASEEPVPDAAGLEEHPKLRWFLKISPLWAVRARKVL; from the coding sequence ATGAGACACTGGGTTGCCCCGCCAACCGCAAAGGAGGCGGCGGACGCCTGGGAACGTTCGGCCGTCGACTGGATCGCGCTGGTGCGTGAGCGAAAGAGCGCCTGGCGCGAGCATGTCATCCTGCCTGCCTTCTGGCGGCTCGTCGGGAACGTTGCCGGCAAGCGCCTGATCGACCTTGGCTGCGGCGAGGGTGCCGTCACGCGTGAGCTCACCCGTGCCGGCGCTCACTGCACGGGCGTTGACCTGACCCCGACTCTGATCACCGCAGCCCGAGAGGAAGCGGCGCAACAGGGCCTCGACATCACCTACCGGCTCGGCGACATGACCGATCCGTCGCCCTTCGAGCCTGGTAGCTTCGACCTTGTGACCTCCGCTATGGCCCTGACGGAGCCCCCGAACGGACTGGACACTTTCGCCGTAGCCTCCCGGTTGCTCAAGCCTGGTGGTGAGATGGTCTTCATCATCCCTCACCCCGTGCTGGAGCGTGGCGAGTGGGAGGCGGACGACGAGGGCCTCAGGACCGCTTGCGTGATCCGCGACTACTACGGACCTGCGGTCGTGCTCGAGAAGGTTGCGCGGTGGTTCGGCGACGAGACCTACCAGTTCTGCTTCAACCTCAGCGAGTACCTCAATGCCCTGGCCGAGGCGGGCCTCATGATCGTCGCTTCCGAGGAGCCCGTGCCTGATGCGGCGGGGCTTGAGGAGCACCCAAAACTGCGCTGGTTTCTCAAGATCTCGCCCCTGTGGGCAGTGAGGGCGCGCAAGGTCCTCTGA
- the trpB gene encoding tryptophan synthase subunit beta, translating to MTTQAEPGRFGRYGGQYVPEMLMAALQELDAVYAEAKADPSFQQELDAYLRDYAGRPSPLTYAARLSELVGAKVYLKREDLNHTGSHKINNTLGQGLLARRMGKPRVIAETGAGQHGVASATVAALFGMKCAVYMGTEDIRRQELNCYRMQLLGSEVVPVSSGSGTLADALDEAMRDWIENVDDTFYIIGSVCGPHPYPTMVRDFQSVIGKEARQQCLEKEGRLPTKVFACVGGGSNAMGIFHDFLGDEGVELIGVEAAGMGVDTDKHAATLTKGTFGILHGAAEYVLQDEDGQVLEAYSISAGLDYPGVGPEHCYLKDTGRAQYVPVTDREALDAFIALSEMEGIIPALESSHAVAEVLKRKGQFAPDDLIVINVSGRGDKDVAEVKRLLALRG from the coding sequence ATGACCACGCAAGCCGAACCCGGACGTTTCGGTCGCTATGGCGGCCAGTACGTGCCCGAGATGCTCATGGCCGCCCTGCAGGAGCTTGATGCCGTCTACGCCGAGGCGAAGGCCGACCCCAGCTTCCAGCAGGAGCTTGACGCCTATCTGCGCGACTATGCCGGCCGTCCCTCGCCACTGACCTATGCCGCGCGCCTCAGTGAGCTCGTTGGTGCGAAGGTCTACCTCAAGCGCGAGGACCTCAACCACACCGGCTCCCACAAGATCAACAACACTCTCGGCCAGGGCCTGCTTGCCAGACGCATGGGCAAGCCCCGGGTCATCGCCGAGACCGGCGCGGGCCAGCACGGTGTCGCTTCGGCCACCGTCGCTGCCCTCTTCGGCATGAAGTGCGCCGTCTACATGGGCACCGAGGACATCCGCCGTCAGGAGCTCAATTGCTACCGCATGCAGCTTCTCGGCTCCGAGGTCGTGCCGGTCAGCTCCGGCTCCGGCACCCTCGCCGACGCTCTCGATGAGGCCATGCGCGACTGGATCGAGAACGTGGACGACACCTTCTATATCATCGGCAGCGTCTGCGGACCGCACCCCTATCCGACGATGGTGCGCGACTTCCAGAGCGTCATCGGCAAAGAAGCCCGGCAGCAGTGCCTGGAGAAGGAAGGCCGCCTCCCGACCAAGGTCTTCGCCTGCGTCGGCGGCGGAAGCAACGCCATGGGCATCTTCCACGACTTCCTCGGCGACGAGGGCGTCGAGCTGATCGGTGTCGAGGCCGCCGGTATGGGCGTGGACACCGACAAGCACGCCGCGACCCTCACCAAGGGCACCTTCGGCATCCTCCACGGTGCGGCCGAGTACGTGCTGCAGGATGAGGACGGGCAGGTTCTGGAGGCCTACTCCATCTCCGCCGGTCTTGACTACCCGGGCGTCGGCCCCGAGCACTGCTACCTCAAGGACACCGGCCGAGCCCAGTACGTGCCCGTCACCGACCGAGAGGCCCTCGACGCCTTCATCGCTCTCTCCGAGATGGAGGGCATCATCCCGGCGCTCGAGAGCTCCCATGCCGTCGCCGAGGTCCTCAAGCGCAAGGGCCAGTTCGCGCCCGACGACCTGATCGTCATCAACGTGTCGGGCCGGGGAGACAAGGACGTCGCCGAGGTCAAGCGCCTTCTCGCTCTGCGCGGCTGA
- the trpC gene encoding indole-3-glycerol phosphate synthase TrpC has protein sequence MADTILDEIVANRRLEVEALKQKVPVHHLQERIRQLGSPRNFRAMLRGPQVKVIAEIKYGSPSHGAFDQLLDPRVLAQEYSGNGASAISCVTEAKFFHGYDFMVHRARSYMPLPVLRKDFICDDYQVYESRALEADAILLIVAALRDLELRLLLQLAKSLDLGVLVETHNAEEIQRALDAGAEVIGINNRDLKTMTVDLAHTEALASRVPRDRLLVSESGVHGIEDVQRLAACGVDAVLVGSILMESEDPGQRLRPLTSVQARPGERPRDRTEV, from the coding sequence ATGGCCGACACTATCCTTGATGAGATCGTCGCAAACCGCCGCCTCGAGGTGGAAGCGCTCAAACAGAAAGTCCCCGTGCACCACCTGCAGGAGCGCATCAGGCAACTTGGTTCGCCACGGAACTTCCGTGCCATGCTCCGCGGTCCCCAGGTGAAGGTCATCGCCGAGATCAAGTACGGCAGCCCCAGCCACGGGGCCTTCGACCAGCTCCTCGACCCGCGGGTCCTGGCCCAGGAGTACTCCGGAAACGGCGCCTCCGCCATCAGTTGCGTCACCGAGGCCAAGTTCTTCCACGGGTACGACTTCATGGTTCACCGGGCGCGCAGCTACATGCCCCTGCCGGTGCTGCGCAAGGACTTCATCTGCGATGACTACCAGGTCTACGAGTCGCGAGCTCTGGAGGCCGACGCGATCCTGCTCATCGTTGCGGCGCTCAGGGACCTGGAGTTGCGTCTCCTGCTGCAGCTTGCCAAATCCCTTGATCTGGGCGTGCTGGTTGAGACGCACAACGCCGAGGAAATCCAGCGCGCTCTCGACGCCGGGGCCGAGGTCATCGGCATCAACAATCGCGACCTCAAGACCATGACCGTGGACCTGGCGCACACCGAGGCCCTTGCGTCGCGCGTCCCCCGGGATCGCCTCCTCGTCAGCGAAAGCGGCGTCCACGGCATCGAGGATGTCCAGCGACTGGCCGCCTGTGGCGTCGATGCCGTCCTGGTCGGGTCGATCCTCATGGAGAGCGAGGACCCGGGCCAGCGCCTGCGACCTCTCACTTCGGTCCAGGCCCGGCCGGGCGAGCGTCCCAGGGACCGAACCGAGGTCTGA
- a CDS encoding aminodeoxychorismate/anthranilate synthase component II, which translates to MLLLIDNYDSFTYNLVQYFAQLGEEVRVYRNDKITVEQVEDAKPDLLVISPGPCTPAEAGISMPLIQHMAGKVPILGVCLGHQSIGQVFGGEVKRADRLMHGKSSPIHHDGKGVFAGLPNPFDAIRYHSLLVMRDSLPACLEISAETDQGEIMGLRHREYPIEGVQFHPESIMTGPGMDLLRNFVQMGRKP; encoded by the coding sequence ATGCTCCTTCTCATCGACAACTACGACTCCTTCACCTACAACTTGGTCCAGTACTTCGCACAACTGGGCGAAGAGGTACGCGTATACCGCAACGACAAGATCACCGTCGAACAGGTCGAGGACGCAAAGCCTGACCTGCTCGTCATCTCTCCCGGTCCCTGCACCCCCGCAGAGGCCGGTATTTCCATGCCTCTGATCCAGCACATGGCCGGAAAGGTCCCCATCCTCGGCGTCTGCCTGGGCCACCAGTCCATCGGTCAGGTCTTCGGCGGCGAGGTGAAGCGCGCCGACCGGCTCATGCACGGCAAAAGCTCGCCCATCCATCACGACGGCAAGGGTGTCTTTGCCGGCCTGCCCAACCCCTTCGACGCAATCCGTTACCACTCACTGCTCGTCATGCGCGATTCGCTGCCCGCGTGTCTGGAGATCTCGGCCGAGACCGACCAGGGCGAGATCATGGGCCTGCGCCACCGCGAGTACCCCATCGAGGGCGTGCAGTTCCACCCCGAGTCCATCATGACCGGGCCGGGCATGGACCTGCTGCGTAACTTCGTGCAGATGGGCCGCAAGCCATGA